A window of the Lolium perenne isolate Kyuss_39 chromosome 7, Kyuss_2.0, whole genome shotgun sequence genome harbors these coding sequences:
- the LOC127316482 gene encoding putrescine hydroxycinnamoyltransferase 1-like: MESTKVAVVESMLVAPSEETPRLGLWLSNFDVTAAMTHTALVYYYPAPATVSTDRLRAALAKALVPFYPLAGRLGVDEGGRLQIDCHGEGALYVVATADCTGEDLFGNYVPSPQVRRMFVPIADPPSLMSMFQVTFLKCGGVVLGTAIHHVLMDGIGAFHFIQTWSGLARGLDVSQACPSPPSHDRTLLRGRSPPHADFRHPAYSSAYLDGPPRPCVTLVYPVSPKLLADLKSRCAPGASTYGAVTAHLWRCMCVARGLAPASDTRLRVTVNVRHRLRPPVPRHFTGNAILRDLVTVKVADVLAQPLGYVAETIREALEDVDDAYVRSVIDYLGIESEKGSLQKAPWQLLPESDLWVTAWLGMPVYDADFGWGAPRLVAPAQMFGTGMAYVTQRARRDEGVVVFLALEPQYVQCFEDVFYSE; the protein is encoded by the coding sequence ATGGAGTCGACCAAGGTGGCGGTGGTGGAGTCGATGCTGGTGGCGCCGAGCGAGGAGACGCCTCGGCTGGGGCTGTGGCTCTCTAACTTCGACGTCACCGCCGCAATGACACACACGGCGCTGGTCTACTACTACCCGGCTCCGGCGACCGTCTCGACAGACCGGCTCAGAGCGGCGCTGGCCAAGGCGCTGGTGCCGTTCTACCCGCTTGCCGGGCGGCTCGGCGTGGACGAGGGCGGGCGGCTGCAGATCGACTGCCATGGCGAGGGCGCGCTCTACGTCGTCGCTACGGCGGACTGCACCGGGGAGGACCTCTTCGGGAACTACGTGCCCTCGCCACAAGTCAGGCGCATGTTCGTTCCGATCGCCGACCCGCCCAGCCTCATGTCCATGTTTCAGGTGACGTTCCTCAAGTGCGGCGGAGTGGTGCTGGGCACGGCGATCCACCACGTACTCATGGACGGCATCGGCGCGTTCCACTTCATCCAGACGTGGTCCGGCTTGGCGCGCGGCCTCGACGTCTCCCAGGCATGCCCTTCTCCGCCCTCCCACGACCGCACGCTTCTCCGCGGGCGGtcgccgccgcacgccgacttCCGCCACCCGGCCTACTCCTCGGCGTACCTCGACGGCCCCCCGCGCCCCTGCGTCACCCTCGTCTACCCCGTCTCCCCAAAGCTCCTCGCGGACCTCAAGTCTCGGTGCGCGCCCGGCGCGTCCACCTACGGCGCCGTCACCGCGCACCTCTGGCGCTGCATGTGCGTCGCGCGCGGGCTTGCGCCGGCCTCCGACACCCGCCTCCGCGTGACGGTCAACGTCCGCCACCGCCTGCGCCCGCCAGTCCCGCGCCACTTCACCGGAAACGCCATCCTGCGTGACCTCGTCACCGTCAAGGTGGCAGATGTTCTGGCCCAGCCGCTGGGATACGTGGCCGAGACCATCAGGGAGGCGCTGGAGGACGTCGACGACGCGTACGTGCGGTCGGTGATCGACTACTTGGGGATAGAGTCCGAGAAGGGCAGCTTGCAGAAGGCGCCATGGCAGCTCCTGCCGGAGTCTGATCTGTGGGTGACGGCCTGGCTGGGGATGCCCGTGTACGACGCCGACTTCGGCTGGGGCGCGCCGCGGTTGGTCGCGCCCGCGCAGATGTTCGGCACCGGCATGGCGTACGTGACGCAGCGCGCCCGCAGGGACGAGGGCGTCGTCGTCTTCCTGGCGCTGGAGCCCCAGTATGTGCAATGCTTTGAGGACGTCTTCTACAGCGAGTAA